Genomic window (Rosa chinensis cultivar Old Blush chromosome 6, RchiOBHm-V2, whole genome shotgun sequence):
AGAGGATATGTGTTATCCATACTAGTAGTAGGGATCAAGTTCTCAGTTCTAATGTTCTTGGTTTATGTGTGTAATGTCCAAATATCTCACGCTTAATGCCTCCTATAGAGGTACAAAttcaattttttaatttgtctTTACTGCTGTTGGTTCTATTAAACCTCTGATCGAGTTCAGTACAGTAGAAATTGCTTACAAAGTACAGATATGTGGCTATTGCTAGAAGCTTTATTTCTTACTTCTTCCCTTGTCCCAGGCAACTCATTACTTTTAGGAGTTGTCATTTGTTTATAGCCAGATGAGTGTTTTTATGATGTGCTTTTGCACTTCATTGATAAATCAACCTCTAATATCTTGTTGGTGTGGTCCTATGAGAGTTTAAGTTTTTTCTGTGTTGATAAATTGTTAATGTGGCGAATTGTTGGAAACATTGCAGGCATTTGAAGAGGCTGAGCTTCCCAGGTTGAAGGAGGAGAAACCAGGACTTACTCACAATCAATACAAGGACATGATATGGAAGCTATGGAAGAAATCTCCCGATAATCCTCTAAATCAGGTATATTTCAATTGTCCTGTGTCTTACTTTCACCAAtgttgaggtttttttttttttttttttttttaatttaaattttgttaTAATTACTTTTGACTCTTTAAAAACCAAGGGACATTTTCATAGTTTGGTGCATCAATATCTCAATTTAAAAGGATATCTGTTTGTACACGAAGCCTGATATTTCTACTTCCACATATTCAGGTTGGTGCTGAGTGATCGCTGAGGATGTTCACTATCCAATGGCGGTTAGGCTTCTCCTGAGCTTATTTTGCTAATTTCATCATGTCGACCCACTTACATTTGTAATTTTATATGCATATATGGTTTCTACCCCATTGTATATGCTATGTCTGTTTAATAAAGCAATGCAGTCTTTTATCTTCTAGCCTTGGTACAGAAGTGTTTTGGTATATTTGTTTATGTGCTATTCTGTCTATACTAACTATAGATTTTGACCACGAAGTTTCAACACTCCAAACTTGTTTACTGAAGAACATGATTTtccaaaacaatttttttttcttctgatttaACAACCTTTGGTCTAGATTTTTTTTGTAGAGTTGTGTAGGTGCAGATCACGTgtcataatattttatttatgtgaACTTTGTATGGTTTGTTTGGTTTCGAGGAGTCGATAAACGGTCAGCACCCTCTTTTGAGTGAATATAAAACTTGTTCCGCCTTTTGTGTGCGAGTAGTGTCACCCTTCTCTTCCTTcgttaattttatattttatttttgcaattCACCATTTTAAAATGGTGACATTGGCTTAGTAATGTAGGTGATGGTTTTCTGTTGGGGCTATCTTGTAGAGGTTGCAGATCGGACAGTATTAACAAGTGGTTGTGGCAATCTAGAATTTCTGAAGAAGTTCATTCATGTGAGGTTTGACTAGGAAGGTGTTTTAAAAATTTGGAGGAAGTTCATACTTCATATCCACTTCATAAGTTGTTGCAGCAATATAGAAAATACTGTTTGGCTTGGCCAATTTTGCCAGCCTTACTGATCAATAAATTCTTGTATACTTAGTTGCTTCTGCTGGATGAGAGCTTAAGATTGCTCCATTATAAATTCAAAGCATtggtttgctttgtttttatcaTTTTGTGTTTTGTATTGCATAAAAGTAGCAAAGCTGGTGCTTTGTTTTTTCAGTATCATTGACCATGTGGCACCGAGATATTTGCTTATCACTGAAGCATATTGTTGATAGGTCAAAATGCATTTTCAATTTCTGTAGTTTAGCTTGATTTGTAGTTTCATCCTGTCGAGTAGTCTTGGCAAGTTAAGTTAAAAGCTTATAGTTTAATGTTTGCAACATCAGTCCCTACGGTCAATTGTGGAGATTAACAAAGGGCTTATTGCAAACTTTAAACTACGGGTTTATATTCCTTGAAATTACATGGACTAAAGTGAGAATCGGCAAAAACATTAGCAGCTCGCTTCCATCCATGTCATGGGGGGACCTTCCATCCCATCATCATGTTTAGCCACAGCACTTTCCTGTTGTATGAGCATCTGTAAGGGTTAGTGTGTGCTATTAGCACAAGTTAGTACCTCAGATGGCCAATTCACCATGGAGCGAATTCCTTGAGAGACCTCAAATGGTGGAAAGATAGAAAATTTTGTACTTCTGCTCTTGGGCATGATTAGCCAGGTGAAGATGAATCTGGATCCAGTCACCCCAACTATCCTCTTCCTACAGAAGCTCCAAGTATGTTAAGTGCTATATTCAGTCCTTGTGATTGGCCCTTTTTGGGCATTTATTTATGCAACACCAGAAAAGCACGGCCGTTGAATCTGATATTAACTTGTGCAATTAAATTGTTCAAACAAATGATCCTGATATAAAAGGCATGCCTAACTATTCCACTTTCCTCTCTTTAATTTTGGCTGAAATAGTTGCTACACTCTTTGGAAAGAGTTATATTAGCCATCAATACTTACCAACTACTGGTACATTCTTAAACCCATCAACTACTGCAGCTCACGAAAACAAAACGACACTACGTCCAAATAGATAAACCCAACCAATTAGTTTATAGCTATTCCAAaccagaaagaaaagagaagaacaaTGTTCTGCAGTTTTTCAATGAACTGGTGCTCCAGCAACAAGTGCCAGTTTGTATGAGATGGTTCGAAGTCATACAATTGAACCCCAAATGCTATCGTGCCGGTGCAAGACAGAGAAGACCAAGAGGACGATTATTGCTGGCCTAAATTCAGATACCTGCAGTAGAGAAATGCTGCTTGGATTGCTCACTTCTGTTGTTAAACCAGAAGACACTGTGATAGCTATTCATGTTGAAGAAACAGATGTTACATTTGATCCGAACACTTTCCACATTCATGAAGATCTCTGCAAGTCCAAGAAGGTAGGGTCTTAATTAATTCTCCCTAATGTGAAATAATCAAAGAAATTTGGAGCTTATGGTTCTTATGTACAGGTAGATTTCCAAATAAAGGTCTGCATAGGAGATTCATACATTTCGGAATTAACTTACCAAGTTAGAGTCAGCTATGCTACAATCCTTGCACTTGGTTGCAGCTCTTCAGGGTAATGAAACTactaaaatctctctctctctctctctctctctctctctctctctctctctctgtgttaaTTATAATTTACTATGCAGGCTCAATGTTTCAGCTACCAGTGCTTGCCTGAAAGGTTTACCTCCTTCATGCATACTTCTGGTAATGAATAGTGTTGGAAGAATCTTATTTCAGAGGGAGGGAACTTGCCAACAAGGTTCTGTAAAGGTAGCCCTGCCCCTGCAATCTTCTCAGTCATTTTCTTCAGTGTACGCTTGTTATAATCAGTCAAACACCAACCGGAAATTGCACAAGTCATTGACAATACCATCTGCTCCTCCCGTATCATCAATTCGGCGAATTACTAGAAGGGCACTCTCTTCTGCACATAAAACAGTGGAGGTTTCCGATTTTGTGGCTCAAAAGCTGTTTCATAGATTGGGACTACTAGAAGCAGAAGGATCCAGCAGGCATTTCGCCTCCCAAGAGCTTCGCTATGCAACTAATAATTTCAGCTCTGACATGGTGATTGGAGAGGGTGGACATAGCAAGGTGTACCGAGCCACTCTTGAAGATGGTCGAGCTGCAGCTGTGAAAGTCCTCAAAACCACACACCATTCAGTTAGTGATCTTTTCCGCGAAGTAGATTTTCTATCTAGTATGAATCACAAGAACATTGTTCAGATAATTGGGTTCTGTGATAGTGGAGAGATGCTTGCGATTGTGTATGATCTTTTACATGGAAGCTTGAGGAGGAATTTGAGACAACTAAGGTGGAGTGAGAGGATGAAGGTTGCAATTGGTGTGGCAAAAGCTTTGGAGTACCTTCATCATTCTCACAACCCTCCCATCATTCATAGGGATGTCAAGTCTTCTAACATTCTCCTCTCCCATGATTGTGAACCAATAGTGAGTTCTAGAATAATATCACTTGAATTCTAAAACCTTCCAACAAAAATTATTTTTACATCTTATATATGAGATATTGATACGTGCCGTTACTTTTGCTTCTGATTCTCAGTTGTCCGATTTTGGAGCAGCAATGGTACTTCGTCAATCTCAGCATGCAGATGCGCCATTTGATGTTGTTGGGACGTTTGGATACTTAGCCCCAGAGTACATGATGTATGGCAAGGTTGATGAGAAGATAGATGTGTACTCATATGGAGTGGTGCTTCTAGAACTCATTACTGGGAAAGAGGCTATTCAAACCGACCAGGAGATTCGAGAAAGCTTAGTCCTTTGGGTAATAGAAGAAACTGTTGAGCTTTATAACTAACTTTCTGAAAATTGGTCTGTTCACCTGAAGCTGCTGTAGTCTTTGCTCATTGACTTGCAGGCAAGGTCCCTATTGAGCTGTGGCATATGCGAACGTCTTATTGATCCTTACTTGTCTGAGGACTACAACAAGGAAGAGATGGAAGTAATGATGGTAGCTGCACGCCTCTGCCTTATGCATTCATCTTCTAGAAGACCAACCATGAAAACAGTAAATCCAAAACTTAATTTGCATGCTACTTTGAGATTATAAATCAAGATTTTGTTTCCTTCTAAGTGTGCAAATGTGTTCCCTGTAACTTTGTGACAAATTGTTTTAACAGATACTTAGGCTGTTTGAGGAGCCAGATCACTGGTTAAGgatgcagagagaaagagacgaGTTTCTGAAAGGGACAAAATCAAAAGATGATTCAGCCCTGTTTTGACCTGAAAGCTCAATTATGTAACACAGTTCAATGTTTGTTGATCACTTTGACTTCACCATGTGGTCCACAGAAGCAACGTCCTGCAATATCGCCGTACATATACACAGATATGTAGCAAAAGTTTATTGTTGAAAAATGTAGAATGAATAAGACAATTATAAAATCTCTGCTTGGTCTCCTGATATCTGAAACCATAATTGGATATGTTTGCAAGGATTTTGGCTAGCttttataaaataaaacttTTCAGGTTCAAATAATTATTTCATCTTTGTAAACGGCTTGGTCTCCTGATATCTGAAACCATAATTGGATTTGTTTGCAAGGATTTTGGCTAGCTTTTATAAATAAAACTTTTCAGGTTCAAATAATTATTTCATCTTTGTAAACTGATATCTGATACCTGATGCTATAATTATTTCATCTTTGTAAACTGATATCTGATATCTGATACCTGATGCTAGATGTTCATTTTGATATCATCTGTACAGTTCTATTTTACTTACTTGATTGTTTCAAGAATCTATGATCAGTGCCTTATTCAACTTATACAACAAGGGTAAGCTAGAAATTGGGTTTGTGCTGATATTCATGATGATTTCTTTATACATACATAACTGAACTTTTCAGAAACATAGAATCAAAAGCTGATTGCATAAATGTCCATtcaatttgatattttttttctttcctaattCAACCTTACATTAAGAAAGAACATATATTTAAAAGGTAGAAGTAAAAGTCTGTTTGTTTCTGGAGATACAGTTGATTATTGTCCAAAGGGCAATTTTTACTGTTAATTAAGCCTCAGCCAACTGAGCAAAATTAATTGGGGTTACAAATTGTGGTCCACCACCATAGAGGGTTACAGCAGCCAACTTATAAGCAGCCTGTGTTGGATGAAATCGATCCCAGAACAAGTATTGATCGCGATTCGAACAGAGATTTGCATCTG
Coding sequences:
- the LOC112171960 gene encoding receptor-like cytosolic serine/threonine-protein kinase RBK1 isoform X2, which codes for MVRSHTIEPQMLSCRCKTEKTKRTIIAGLNSDTCSREMLLGLLTSVVKPEDTVIAIHVEETDVTFDPNTFHIHEDLCKSKKVDFQIKVCIGDSYISELTYQVRVSYATILALGCSSSGLNVSATSACLKGLPPSCILLVMNSVGRILFQREGTCQQGSVKVALPLQSSQSFSSVYACYNQSNTNRKLHKSLTIPSAPPVSSIRRITRRALSSAHKTVEVSDFVAQKLFHRLGLLEAEGSSRHFASQELRYATNNFSSDMVIGEGGHSKVYRATLEDGRAAAVKVLKTTHHSVSDLFREVDFLSSMNHKNIVQIIGFCDSGEMLAIVYDLLHGSLRRNLRQLRWSERMKVAIGVAKALEYLHHSHNPPIIHRDVKSSNILLSHDCEPILSDFGAAMVLRQSQHADAPFDVVGTFGYLAPEYMMYGKVDEKIDVYSYGVVLLELITGKEAIQTDQEIRESLVLWARSLLSCGICERLIDPYLSEDYNKEEMEVMMVAARLCLMHSSSRRPTMKTILRLFEEPDHWLRMQRERDEFLKGTKSKDDSALF
- the LOC112171960 gene encoding receptor-like cytosolic serine/threonine-protein kinase RBK1 isoform X1, whose translation is MVRSHTIEPQMLSCRCKTEKTKRTIIAGLNSDTCSREMLLGLLTSVVKPEDTVIAIHVEETDVTFDPNTFHIHEDLCKSKKVDFQIKVCIGDSYISELTYQVRVSYATILALGCSSSGLNVSATSACLKGLPPSCILLVMNSVGRILFQREGTCQQGSVKVALPLQSSQSFSSVYACYNQSNTNRKLHKSLTIPSAPPVSSIRRITRRALSSAHKTVEVSDFVAQKLFHRLGLLEAEGSSRHFASQELRYATNNFSSDMVIGEGGHSKVYRATLEDGRAAAVKVLKTTHHSVSDLFREVDFLSSMNHKNIVQIIGFCDSGEMLAIVYDLLHGSLRRNLRQLRWSERMKVAIGVAKALEYLHHSHNPPIIHRDVKSSNILLSHDCEPILSDFGAAMVLRQSQHADAPFDVVGTFGYLAPEYMMYGKVDEKIDVYSYGVVLLELITGKEAIQTDQEIRESLVLWSLLIDLQARSLLSCGICERLIDPYLSEDYNKEEMEVMMVAARLCLMHSSSRRPTMKTILRLFEEPDHWLRMQRERDEFLKGTKSKDDSALF